A single window of Salminus brasiliensis chromosome 18, fSalBra1.hap2, whole genome shotgun sequence DNA harbors:
- the LOC140539645 gene encoding uncharacterized protein, with amino-acid sequence MPGLLPKSKIKGVDFCGTNEVSKYIIRSDLGCYMYGRNLHQGLDLTVYSLHPSCQGGDHYLASYDRFYIIKGNSYRCVSDMTKDLESAVYDLHPNCRGGDHYLSAHGLFYIVFQSRGVFRQTCNLTTDHDGRLYDLHPNCRDGLYYWGAHNRLFMLKPKDQWGIQFHCTNNIETDTYAETFSMHPDVLNFLPGGLAETQGPAFGKWDLVKTITNDSDTPIAWEKRITRKVGYTKAKLSSIEHNWKLAMTTTYQSGVLTEAIAKFQFSLTAEYGGKSVNTENESWEEATEVEEKMNLTLEPNKKMHVWQYKLGFGKEDVLFCRDLVFDDDPNPPTVVPLPPSNK; translated from the coding sequence ATGCCAGGCCTCCTCCCGAAGAGCAAAATCAAAGGTGTTGACTTCTGTGGTACAAATGAAGTCAGTAAATACATTATTCGCTCTGACCTCGGTTGCTACATGTACGGAAGAAACCTCCACCAAGGACTCGACCTCACAGTTTACAGTCTACACCCCTCCTGTCAGGGTGGAGACCACTACCTCGCCTCTTACGACAGGTTTTACATCATCAAGGGTAACAGTTACCGCTGCGTGTCCGACATGACTAAAGATTTAGAATCTGCAGTCTATGACCTCCACCCAAACTGCAGAGGGGGCGACCACTATCTCTCTGCTCATGGACTTTTCTACATCGTCTTTCAGAGCAGGGGCGTGTTTCGCCAGACCTGTAATTTGACCACGGATCACGACGGGCGTCTGTACGACCTGCATCCCAACTGCAGGGACGGCCTGTACTACTGGGGCGCACATAACCGCCTGTTCATGCTCAAGCCCAAAGATCAGTGGGGGATCCAGTTCCACTGCACTAATAATATTGAGACAGATACTTATGCAGAAACCTTCTCCATGCACCCTGACGTGCTGAACTTCCTTCCTGGAGGGCTGGCTGAGACGCAGGGCCCGGCCTTTGGGAAATGGGACCTGGTTAAGACCATCACCAATGATTCCGACACTCCTATAGCTTGGGAGAAGAGGATAACCCGGAAAGTGGGCTACACCAAGGCCAAGTTGTCAAGCATCGAGCACAACTGGAAACTGGCAATGACTACCACCTATCAGTCCGGGGTTCTGACCGAAGCGATCGCCAAATTCCAGTTCTCACTGACCGCAGAGTACGGTGGGAAAAGTGTCAACACGGAAAATGAAAGCTGGGAAGAGGCAACCGAGGTGGAGGAGAAGATGAACCTGACTCTGGAGCCCAACAAGAAAATGCACGTGTGGCAGTACAAGCTCGGCTTTGGGAAGGAAGACGTCCTCTTCTGCCGTGACCTAGTATTTGATGACGATCCCAACCCACCTACTGTCGTTCCTCTCCCACCATCCAACAAGTAG